A single region of the Desulfobaccales bacterium genome encodes:
- a CDS encoding TusE/DsrC/DsvC family sulfur relay protein gives MATVEFKGKTFTVDEDGFLENLDQWNEEWVDYVKESEGIAELNDEHWKVINMLQDYYKKNGIAPMVRILSKVTGYKLKHIYELFPSGPGKGACKMAGLAKPTGCV, from the coding sequence ATGGCCACCGTGGAATTCAAAGGCAAAACCTTTACGGTAGATGAAGACGGCTTTTTGGAGAACCTGGATCAGTGGAATGAAGAGTGGGTGGACTACGTCAAGGAATCCGAAGGCATCGCTGAGCTGAACGATGAGCATTGGAAAGTCATCAACATGCTCCAGGATTACTACAAGAAGAACGGCATTGCCCCCATGGTCCGGATTCTTTCCAAGGTAACCGGCTACAAACTGAAACATATCTATGAGCTCTTTCCCTCAGGACCGGGCAAAGGCGCTTGTAAGATGGCGGGATTGGCGAAACCCACCGGTTGCGTCTAG
- a CDS encoding FAD-linked oxidase C-terminal domain-containing protein: MISENVISELKAIVGPEHILTTPEERWCYAFDATDRARMPDVVVFPGSAAEVAAIVRLANEHRFPVVPRGAGTGRSGGAVPIEGGVVLVLTRLNRIIEISKNDLVAVVEPGVILGKLKAAVEAEGLYYPPDPASAEFCTIGGNVAECAGGAVAVQYGVTRDYVLGLEVVLPTGELISAGTRTMKGVVGYDLTRLFLGSEGTLGVITRITLKLVSKPPARQTLAAGFATLNAAAEAVSLILRSGLAPTALEFMDHVTLSCVKEMLPFELPEGTAALLLIAVDGQPQDVENRAARIADFCKEQGAGLVLRAKTIEEAEQLWKARKVISPALLKVKPNKVSEDVVVPLGAIPQLIDALKDIGRTHGLIIPSYGHAGDGNMHVNVLYDHQVAREREAVHLAVEDIFAMVRKLNGTLSGEHGIGLTKAPYLGLEVSEAAMALQRRIKAAFDPLNIMNPGKIFPEAGPAR, from the coding sequence ATGATTTCCGAGAACGTAATTTCTGAACTCAAAGCCATCGTTGGCCCCGAGCATATCCTCACCACCCCCGAGGAGCGCTGGTGCTATGCCTTTGATGCCACGGACCGGGCGCGGATGCCGGATGTGGTGGTTTTTCCAGGGTCGGCGGCGGAGGTGGCGGCGATTGTGCGGCTGGCCAACGAGCACCGGTTTCCCGTGGTGCCCCGGGGCGCGGGGACGGGGCGGAGCGGCGGCGCGGTGCCCATCGAGGGCGGGGTGGTGCTGGTCCTGACCCGGTTGAACCGCATTATCGAGATTAGCAAAAACGACCTGGTGGCGGTGGTGGAGCCCGGGGTTATCCTGGGGAAACTGAAGGCCGCGGTTGAGGCCGAGGGGCTGTATTATCCACCGGACCCAGCCAGCGCTGAGTTCTGCACCATCGGCGGGAACGTCGCAGAGTGCGCCGGAGGTGCGGTGGCGGTGCAGTATGGCGTCACCCGGGATTATGTCCTGGGGCTGGAAGTGGTGCTGCCCACGGGCGAGCTTATCTCTGCCGGGACCCGCACCATGAAGGGCGTGGTGGGCTATGACCTCACCCGCCTGTTTTTGGGGTCGGAAGGCACATTGGGGGTGATTACCCGCATCACCCTGAAACTCGTGTCCAAACCCCCGGCCCGCCAGACCCTGGCCGCGGGATTTGCAACCCTCAATGCCGCGGCGGAGGCTGTCAGCCTGATCTTACGGTCGGGCCTGGCCCCTACGGCGCTGGAGTTCATGGACCACGTGACGCTCTCCTGCGTCAAGGAGATGCTGCCCTTTGAACTGCCGGAGGGGACCGCTGCACTATTGCTTATCGCGGTGGACGGCCAACCCCAGGACGTGGAAAACCGGGCCGCCCGGATCGCCGATTTCTGTAAGGAGCAAGGAGCCGGGCTGGTCCTTAGGGCTAAGACTATAGAGGAGGCCGAGCAACTCTGGAAGGCCCGTAAAGTTATCTCACCGGCGCTCTTAAAGGTGAAGCCCAATAAGGTGAGTGAGGACGTGGTGGTGCCTCTGGGGGCCATTCCTCAGCTTATCGACGCCCTTAAGGACATTGGCCGAACCCATGGGCTGATCATTCCCAGCTACGGCCATGCCGGGGACGGTAATATGCACGTCAATGTCTTGTACGATCATCAGGTGGCCCGGGAACGGGAGGCGGTGCACCTGGCGGTGGAGGACATATTCGCCATGGTGCGAAAATTGAACGGCACCCTGTCCGGCGAACACGGCATCGGTCTCACCAAGGCCCCTTACCTGGGGCTGGAGGTGTCTGAGGCCGCTATGGCCCTGCAACGGCGCATCAAAGCGGCCTTTGATCCCCTCAACATAATGAATCCGGGAAAGATCTTTCCAGAGGCGGGCCCGGCACGCTAG
- a CDS encoding TIR domain-containing protein: protein MGELKYFFSYARKDSEFVLKLAKELRDVGVNLWLDQLDILGGQRWDREVEEALKTSRGMIAVLSPESVASNNVMNEVSYALEEGRLVVPILLHPCDKPSRLRRLQHIDFTAGYDTGFSQLLRALGIDQPSQPRTQPLKVFSQLFTGFGIRPPSQPREPEVTEAAGERPIEAPLSERPPIRTEPAESESLVIEEFEPPYPKTPTVPKGESRRAKKTRFPPEQPPPLTKNQISTILPEHVVVEEPAGQAVAEPVREKPSEVRHLESSSGFIFFSYARKDKEFALKLAKNLKDRGVNLWVDEWNLPLGADYDREIDKALDDCRTLLIILSTNSLESLEVRGELLTALDSKKKIVPVLYEGVRVPRQLRVIHYIDFTGSDPDDDINLEKLIVNLK from the coding sequence ATGGGAGAGCTCAAATACTTCTTTAGCTATGCTCGCAAGGATTCGGAATTTGTTTTGAAGCTGGCCAAAGAGTTACGGGATGTCGGCGTGAATCTATGGCTAGACCAACTGGATATCCTTGGCGGGCAGCGCTGGGACCGCGAGGTTGAAGAGGCATTGAAGACCAGCCGGGGCATGATAGCTGTCCTTTCTCCCGAATCGGTGGCTTCCAATAACGTAATGAATGAAGTATCATATGCCCTGGAAGAGGGAAGACTAGTTGTACCAATCCTTCTCCACCCCTGCGATAAGCCATCTCGCCTGCGGCGCTTACAGCATATTGACTTTACCGCCGGTTACGACACGGGCTTCTCCCAACTACTCAGAGCCCTCGGCATCGATCAGCCATCTCAACCCCGAACTCAACCCCTAAAGGTCTTCTCCCAACTATTCACTGGTTTTGGCATCAGACCGCCATCTCAACCCCGAGAGCCCGAGGTAACAGAGGCCGCTGGAGAAAGGCCAATCGAGGCCCCACTCAGCGAACGGCCGCCCATAAGGACAGAACCTGCTGAATCCGAGAGCCTAGTCATTGAAGAATTCGAACCGCCTTACCCAAAAACACCGACAGTGCCTAAAGGAGAGTCGCGGAGAGCTAAAAAAACTCGATTCCCCCCCGAGCAACCACCCCCGCTCACTAAAAATCAGATATCAACTATTCTACCAGAGCACGTTGTAGTCGAGGAGCCTGCCGGTCAGGCCGTTGCAGAGCCCGTTAGAGAAAAGCCGAGCGAGGTACGTCACCTTGAGAGTTCGAGCGGTTTCATTTTTTTCTCTTACGCCCGAAAAGACAAAGAATTTGCATTAAAACTGGCTAAAAATCTCAAAGACCGAGGTGTAAATCTTTGGGTTGACGAGTGGAATCTCCCACTTGGCGCGGATTATGACCGAGAAATTGATAAAGCCCTCGACGACTGCAGAACGTTACTCATAATCTTATCAACGAATTCTTTAGAGTCATTAGAAGTTCGAGGTGAACTCCTTACGGCTTTGGACTCAAAAAAGAAGATAGTTCCTGTACTCTATGAAGGGGTCCGAGTTCCACGCCAGTTGCGAGTAATTCATTACATTGATTTTACAGGGTCTGACCCAGACGACGATATAAACTTAGAAAAACTTATAGTCAACTTAAAGTAA
- a CDS encoding endonuclease/exonuclease/phosphatase family protein — protein sequence MPPDTLLISKERKALMDLMDQGEYQVPSRRVDENILLATWNIQQFGNKKSTRALQYIADICERFDIIALQEIKTDLRGLSRLQGFLPGNYKILVTDPTGNNERFAFLYDKRTVITTGLVCEIGFPVPAKTHTGYQLHRMPYCASFRAGRFDFVVTNVHIYYGETKSEADERQKEIVELVKFIDKQSQAEKSKVFDRDFFVVGDFNIEEMGDRFFQALAEKGFKMPENLDRLFTNFARDKTFDKIAWVNRPSFSFTGKCNVIPYNEVLFQDIEPKGGKGEISDHLPLWAEFTVNKLTQELDQIINRGE from the coding sequence ATGCCCCCGGACACGCTTCTAATCTCCAAGGAAAGAAAGGCTCTCATGGACCTCATGGACCAGGGGGAATACCAGGTTCCCAGCCGCAGGGTGGATGAGAATATCCTGCTCGCCACCTGGAATATTCAGCAATTCGGGAATAAAAAGTCTACCCGGGCCCTGCAATACATTGCCGACATCTGTGAGCGCTTCGACATTATTGCGCTCCAGGAAATTAAAACTGATCTGCGCGGCCTGAGCAGGCTCCAGGGATTTCTTCCAGGTAACTACAAAATTCTCGTTACCGACCCCACGGGCAACAATGAGCGGTTCGCCTTCCTTTACGACAAGCGCACTGTGATCACCACCGGGCTGGTATGCGAAATCGGCTTCCCGGTGCCGGCAAAAACTCACACCGGCTATCAGTTGCACCGCATGCCGTATTGTGCATCTTTTCGGGCCGGCCGCTTCGACTTTGTTGTAACCAATGTCCACATATATTATGGTGAGACTAAATCGGAAGCAGATGAACGACAAAAGGAGATCGTGGAGCTGGTTAAATTTATTGACAAACAGTCTCAGGCTGAAAAAAGCAAGGTTTTTGATCGGGACTTCTTTGTGGTGGGGGATTTCAATATCGAAGAAATGGGAGACCGGTTCTTCCAGGCTTTGGCGGAGAAAGGTTTTAAGATGCCAGAAAATTTGGACCGGCTCTTCACAAATTTCGCCAGGGACAAGACCTTTGACAAGATCGCCTGGGTCAACCGGCCTTCTTTCTCTTTTACGGGAAAATGCAACGTGATCCCCTATAATGAGGTCTTATTTCAAGATATTGAACCCAAAGGCGGTAAAGGGGAGATAAGCGATCATCTTCCCCTTTGGGCAGAGTTCACGGTCAACAAACTCACGCAGGAACTTGACCAGATAATCAACCGGGGGGAATGA
- the radC gene encoding DNA repair protein RadC: MMEKSEKPHYHGHRGRLRQRFLTGGPGALQDYELLELLLTFAIPYSDVKPLAKRLIEHFGSFNHVFDAAPETLMEFTGLREYSAVLIKLVKACSEYTLKSEAIKRQQLKSLDTLVDYCRASMGGLPDEQFRVIFLNSQNEVITEEIVQEGTVNQTVVYPRKVLELALKHKATGLILVHNHPSGNLTPSTADQELTRALVRASRGLNLTVHDHLIIGRHGYFSLAEQGML; this comes from the coding sequence ATGATGGAGAAATCTGAAAAACCCCACTACCATGGGCACCGGGGCCGCTTGCGGCAGCGCTTCCTCACCGGCGGCCCCGGGGCGTTGCAGGATTATGAGCTCCTGGAACTGCTGCTTACCTTTGCCATTCCTTACTCCGATGTCAAGCCCCTGGCCAAACGGCTTATTGAACATTTCGGCTCCTTCAACCACGTCTTCGATGCTGCCCCCGAAACTCTCATGGAGTTTACCGGCCTGCGGGAGTATTCCGCAGTGCTCATAAAATTGGTCAAGGCCTGCTCTGAATACACCCTCAAGTCCGAAGCTATCAAGCGCCAACAGCTCAAGTCTTTGGACACCCTGGTGGATTACTGCCGCGCCTCCATGGGGGGCCTGCCCGACGAGCAGTTTAGGGTGATCTTCCTCAACAGCCAGAACGAAGTCATCACCGAGGAAATCGTCCAGGAAGGCACGGTGAACCAGACGGTGGTATACCCCCGCAAGGTCCTGGAACTGGCCCTGAAACACAAGGCCACCGGCCTCATCCTGGTCCACAACCACCCCAGCGGCAACCTCACCCCGTCCACCGCGGACCAGGAACTGACCCGGGCCCTGGTCAGGGCCAGCCGGGGCCTCAACCTGACGGTCCACGACCACCTGATCATCGGGCGCCACGGATATTTTAGTTTGGCTGAGCAGGGTATGTTGTAG
- the cooS gene encoding anaerobic carbon-monoxide dehydrogenase catalytic subunit: MADLELEKLSMDTAAQELIKKAQAEGVETIFDRAKTMKPCPIGVEGACCRICAQGPCRVPPPKKKVGEEPPAEKKARMGLCGATAETIVARNFARMVAAGTAAHSDHARGVAKLFIEVANGRTQGYQIKDVAKLRRVARDWDIPITEGEGDDAKARSAEDIAKDLGPKVLAEFGQQDGEINYVRRAPKKRQEIWRKLGVVPRGVDIEVVELMHRTHMGVDQEYHNLIKQSTRCALADGWAGSMISTDLQDIMFGCPTPVAGEINLGVLKEDHVNIIMHGHEPLLPEMLYVAAQEPELIQYAQNKGAKGIQLAGMCCSANEVLMRHGVPVAGNYLGQELAVITGAVDAMVVDVQCEMQALANVAKCYHTKLITTDDRAKMEGATMHIAFDEHHALDVARQIIREAIDNFPNRKAPVLIPSGTQPTVVGFSYETIQYLLGGSIRGSYYTLNDNIINGRIRGIAGVVGCNNCRTAQDTSHMVLIKELLKNDVIVLSTGCAAMAAGKYGLLSPESAAKYCGPGLAEVCETVGIPPVLHMGACVDNSRILMAATACVKAGGLGSDISDLPAAGAAPEWMSEKAIAIGQYFVASGVYTLFGVNWPTSGSEILTEYLFKGIEEELGGKWDFEADPELMAKKMIAHIDLKRKALGIDKARERVLFDMDMRREMAEAAAAGEEH; this comes from the coding sequence ATGGCTGATTTAGAGTTAGAAAAACTATCCATGGACACTGCGGCCCAGGAGTTGATCAAAAAAGCGCAGGCCGAGGGGGTCGAGACCATTTTTGACAGGGCCAAGACCATGAAGCCTTGTCCCATCGGCGTGGAAGGTGCCTGCTGCCGCATCTGCGCTCAGGGCCCCTGTCGAGTGCCACCACCCAAGAAGAAAGTCGGGGAAGAGCCGCCTGCCGAGAAGAAAGCCCGCATGGGTCTGTGTGGCGCCACCGCCGAGACCATCGTGGCCCGGAACTTCGCCCGCATGGTGGCCGCCGGCACCGCCGCCCACAGCGACCACGCCCGGGGCGTGGCCAAGCTGTTTATCGAAGTGGCCAACGGCCGGACCCAGGGCTACCAGATCAAGGACGTGGCCAAGTTGAGGCGGGTCGCCCGGGATTGGGACATTCCCATCACCGAGGGTGAAGGCGACGACGCCAAAGCCCGCTCGGCCGAAGACATCGCCAAAGACCTGGGTCCAAAGGTCCTGGCGGAGTTTGGCCAGCAGGACGGCGAAATCAACTACGTGCGCCGGGCCCCCAAGAAACGCCAGGAAATCTGGCGCAAGTTGGGCGTGGTGCCCCGCGGCGTGGACATCGAGGTGGTGGAGCTGATGCACCGCACCCACATGGGCGTGGACCAGGAATACCACAACCTCATCAAGCAGTCCACCCGCTGCGCCTTGGCCGACGGCTGGGCCGGCTCCATGATCTCCACCGACCTCCAGGACATCATGTTCGGCTGCCCCACCCCGGTAGCCGGCGAAATCAACCTGGGGGTGCTCAAAGAGGACCACGTCAATATCATCATGCATGGTCATGAGCCGCTGCTACCGGAGATGCTCTACGTGGCAGCCCAGGAGCCCGAATTGATCCAGTACGCCCAGAATAAGGGCGCCAAGGGTATTCAACTGGCCGGCATGTGCTGCTCCGCCAACGAGGTCCTCATGCGCCACGGTGTGCCGGTGGCAGGTAACTACCTGGGCCAGGAGTTGGCGGTGATCACCGGCGCGGTAGACGCCATGGTAGTGGACGTGCAGTGCGAGATGCAGGCCCTGGCCAATGTGGCCAAGTGCTATCATACCAAACTGATTACCACCGACGACCGGGCCAAGATGGAAGGGGCCACCATGCACATCGCCTTCGATGAGCATCACGCCCTGGACGTAGCCCGGCAAATCATCCGGGAAGCCATCGATAACTTCCCTAACCGCAAAGCGCCGGTGCTGATCCCCTCGGGGACCCAGCCCACCGTGGTGGGGTTCAGTTATGAGACCATCCAGTACCTGCTGGGTGGCTCCATCCGGGGCTCGTATTACACCCTGAACGACAACATCATCAACGGCCGGATTCGGGGCATCGCCGGCGTGGTGGGCTGCAACAACTGCCGCACCGCGCAGGACACCTCGCATATGGTGCTGATTAAAGAGCTGCTGAAAAACGACGTCATCGTGCTGTCCACCGGCTGCGCCGCCATGGCCGCAGGGAAATACGGCCTGCTGTCGCCGGAGTCGGCGGCCAAGTACTGCGGCCCGGGTCTGGCCGAGGTTTGCGAGACCGTGGGCATTCCGCCGGTCCTGCATATGGGGGCCTGCGTGGACAACTCCCGGATCTTGATGGCGGCCACCGCCTGCGTCAAGGCCGGCGGTCTGGGCAGCGACATCAGCGATCTGCCCGCGGCGGGCGCGGCGCCGGAGTGGATGAGCGAGAAGGCCATCGCCATCGGCCAGTACTTCGTGGCCTCGGGTGTGTACACCCTGTTTGGGGTGAACTGGCCCACCAGCGGCTCCGAGATCCTGACCGAGTACCTCTTCAAGGGCATCGAAGAAGAGCTGGGCGGCAAGTGGGACTTCGAGGCCGACCCGGAACTGATGGCCAAGAAGATGATCGCCCACATCGATCTGAAACGGAAGGCCTTAGGCATCGACAAGGCCCGGGAGCGGGTGCTCTTCGATATGGATATGCGCCGGGAAATGGCCGAAGCCGCCGCGGCGGGGGAAGAGCATTAA
- a CDS encoding formylglycine-generating enzyme family protein — translation MNVFYAPKTQNQKPKALFWIALALAIMVCTTSAFSQENLESQGISFRLIPGGWYFLGSPPNETGRYADEASSHKVNLKPFYISVTEISNAQYGRFLKATGHPAPLYWEDKNLNAPNQPVVGVTWFDTAAFCQWLTKVTGVTHKLPTEEQWEAAARGGLVSQPYPWGSQAPDVGGVFRANFRTTPPGASGFSFTAPVGSFAGNGYGLFDMAGNVSEWCQDRYVPLRRGGPFGPGVLRLLKGGSWINGPRDLRNAARQSAPPTYADGYIGFRVVRPAQP, via the coding sequence ATGAACGTTTTCTATGCTCCGAAAACCCAAAACCAAAAGCCGAAAGCTCTTTTCTGGATTGCCCTGGCACTGGCGATTATGGTTTGCACCACTTCGGCCTTTTCCCAGGAAAACCTGGAATCCCAAGGCATTAGCTTCCGGCTGATCCCCGGCGGCTGGTACTTCCTGGGGTCGCCGCCCAACGAGACGGGGCGTTATGCCGACGAAGCGTCATCCCACAAAGTCAACCTCAAGCCGTTTTATATCAGCGTCACTGAAATCTCCAACGCCCAGTACGGCCGGTTTCTCAAGGCCACGGGCCACCCGGCGCCCCTTTATTGGGAAGACAAAAACCTCAACGCCCCCAACCAGCCGGTGGTGGGGGTCACCTGGTTTGATACCGCGGCCTTCTGCCAGTGGCTGACTAAAGTCACCGGTGTGACTCATAAGCTCCCCACGGAAGAACAGTGGGAGGCCGCAGCCCGAGGGGGCCTGGTGAGCCAACCATATCCCTGGGGGAGCCAGGCCCCGGACGTAGGTGGCGTCTTTCGGGCCAACTTTCGCACCACGCCGCCCGGAGCCTCCGGGTTCAGCTTCACCGCGCCGGTTGGCTCCTTTGCCGGCAACGGCTATGGCCTCTTCGATATGGCTGGCAACGTCTCCGAATGGTGCCAGGACCGCTATGTGCCCCTGCGCCGGGGCGGCCCCTTTGGACCGGGGGTCTTACGCCTCCTCAAGGGCGGCTCCTGGATCAATGGCCCCCGGGATCTGCGCAACGCCGCCCGCCAATCCGCCCCGCCCACCTATGCCGATGGCTATATCGGCTTCCGGGTGGTACGTCCAGCCCAGCCCTAA
- a CDS encoding UvrD-helicase domain-containing protein, which translates to MSNEQPADQAVRDQAMGPLEGFHLEAPAGSGKTSVLLARFLTLLARVDTPEEMLALTFTRKAAGELRARVMRLLWERHAPGPDASPLDLKLQELAAAVFRRHADEAALKLTPERLPIMTFHGFCAQLLKLAPQEAGVPLTFTLLEEDEDRWLKAEALEELRTRLNARSPTDAVRQALVRRLVRLNNDWRRLAKELHGLLSRRDSLGEFLALARVSRDATQYRRLLETRFQMVLVPVLDRLRAGLTDSKLGQAWPEFWQELQGAPHGDILPAVIPGTAPADLPGWQAMSQVLLTASQGEPRKRLSVKDGFPEGVNQKKWAALLQDLPPDVTRTLKQCRDLTPSGASPEEAAALQDLVILVGEALKVYEQLCARRGALDFVALEQSTLNLLNEDDPTEIMLRLDWRLKHLLVDEFQDTSENQMTLLCQLMSGWQTGAGRTLMVVGDPKQSIYGWRQARPRLFMESRNGLPCGAASPLPLTPLWLTTNFRATGTLIEWANQVFEGTVMSGGTAGAQFHRAEPRPGAPEGPAPHLALFTGETDLAARELEARWLAQQVAQSLLTLKEKENIGILLFTRTHLPLYLTALGEAGLAVRVREGLKLADSRVVAHLHNLARALVRPQDEVAWAGVLRGPWNPLGLAALAEVAQAPGDLWVERLCGLAAEGGSPGELPALAESLELSRRQVGRRPLADILTDWLDETCAWTGIATWEGPLGVANARTYLDLVAAAEAGIPETTFNKADFNLQATFQPPDPRAQASRVEILTVHGAKGLEFHQIFLPFLDWQPLKSEDNTPPFLLEEIPGSRVHGLALARPYIREKQSSLYVLLRNIKNQRVVDEARRVFYVAVTRARQRLVMSAVAKVDKKGQWQISDDSPLAWLKEHYRLDLPPAGFPANWPDPELQVELVTALPPLAGAPQEPQELPAAWDFHPEAAPYQVSFPSQLATLPFETATHPQAEPPEDGDAARLRGEIMHRALDTLGRGEPLPTPASLAAALRHAGLAAARAANLAPEIHSELQACQADPFLAALLKPDLSFAVSEWLIEDQPQPGEIRRGVVDRLVFDGKDWWILDFKTSRPVAGEDWDTFIARETEKYRPQLTAYREMVAKAKGLTELENIRVGIYFTACQKVMEI; encoded by the coding sequence ATGTCTAATGAACAGCCCGCCGATCAGGCCGTCCGGGACCAGGCCATGGGGCCGCTTGAAGGCTTTCACCTGGAGGCCCCGGCGGGCAGTGGCAAGACCTCGGTGCTCCTGGCCCGGTTCCTGACGCTTTTGGCCCGGGTGGACACCCCCGAGGAGATGCTGGCCCTGACCTTTACCCGCAAGGCCGCAGGCGAGCTGCGCGCCCGGGTCATGAGACTCCTCTGGGAACGGCACGCCCCCGGCCCCGATGCCTCCCCCCTGGACTTGAAGCTCCAGGAACTGGCGGCCGCGGTTTTTCGGCGTCACGCCGATGAGGCGGCGCTCAAGCTGACCCCGGAGCGCCTGCCTATCATGACCTTCCACGGCTTCTGCGCTCAACTCCTGAAGCTGGCCCCCCAGGAGGCCGGGGTGCCGCTTACTTTCACGCTCCTGGAAGAAGACGAGGACCGGTGGCTCAAGGCCGAAGCCCTGGAAGAACTGCGCACCCGCCTGAACGCCCGCTCCCCCACCGACGCGGTGCGGCAGGCCCTGGTGCGCCGCCTGGTGCGCCTCAACAACGACTGGCGGCGTCTGGCCAAAGAGTTGCACGGGCTCTTGTCCCGCCGGGACAGCCTGGGCGAGTTCCTGGCGCTGGCCCGGGTCAGCCGGGACGCGACCCAATACCGCCGCCTGTTGGAGACTCGCTTCCAGATGGTACTGGTGCCGGTCCTGGACAGGTTGCGGGCCGGGCTGACAGACAGTAAGTTAGGGCAGGCTTGGCCGGAATTTTGGCAGGAATTGCAGGGGGCTCCCCACGGCGACATCCTCCCTGCCGTGATCCCCGGCACCGCGCCTGCTGATCTGCCCGGCTGGCAGGCCATGAGCCAGGTGCTTTTGACCGCCAGTCAGGGAGAGCCGCGCAAACGCCTCTCCGTCAAAGACGGATTTCCTGAAGGTGTTAATCAGAAAAAGTGGGCCGCGCTGCTTCAAGATCTGCCGCCGGATGTGACCCGGACCCTGAAGCAGTGCCGGGACCTTACCCCCTCCGGGGCCTCGCCGGAGGAAGCCGCAGCCCTCCAGGACCTGGTCATCCTGGTGGGGGAAGCCCTGAAGGTTTACGAGCAGCTCTGTGCCCGGCGCGGCGCCCTGGATTTCGTGGCTTTGGAGCAGTCGACCCTGAATTTGCTCAACGAGGACGACCCCACCGAGATCATGCTGCGCCTGGATTGGCGGCTCAAGCATCTCCTGGTGGATGAATTCCAGGACACCAGCGAAAACCAGATGACCCTGCTGTGCCAGCTGATGTCCGGCTGGCAGACAGGCGCCGGACGCACCCTGATGGTGGTGGGGGACCCCAAACAGTCCATCTATGGTTGGCGCCAGGCCAGGCCTCGCCTGTTTATGGAATCCCGTAACGGCTTGCCGTGCGGCGCCGCGTCGCCCTTGCCGCTGACGCCCTTGTGGCTGACCACAAACTTCCGGGCCACCGGGACCCTGATCGAATGGGCCAACCAGGTGTTCGAGGGCACCGTCATGTCCGGCGGCACTGCGGGAGCTCAGTTCCATCGGGCCGAACCCCGCCCCGGCGCTCCAGAGGGTCCGGCCCCTCATCTGGCGCTGTTCACCGGGGAAACCGATCTGGCGGCCCGGGAACTGGAAGCCCGCTGGCTGGCCCAACAGGTGGCCCAAAGCCTGTTAACATTAAAAGAAAAAGAAAATATCGGCATCCTGCTCTTCACCCGAACCCATCTGCCCCTGTATCTGACGGCCTTGGGCGAAGCCGGGCTGGCCGTCCGGGTCAGAGAGGGACTGAAGCTGGCCGACAGCCGGGTCGTAGCCCACCTCCACAATCTGGCCAGGGCCCTGGTCCGCCCCCAGGATGAGGTGGCCTGGGCCGGGGTCCTGAGAGGTCCTTGGAACCCTCTGGGGCTGGCGGCCCTGGCCGAAGTGGCCCAAGCACCGGGGGATCTGTGGGTCGAAAGATTGTGCGGCCTGGCCGCTGAGGGTGGTTCCCCCGGGGAATTACCGGCGCTGGCCGAATCGCTCGAGCTATCCCGGCGCCAGGTGGGGCGGCGGCCCCTGGCCGACATCCTGACGGATTGGCTCGATGAAACTTGCGCCTGGACCGGGATAGCCACCTGGGAAGGCCCTCTGGGGGTGGCCAATGCCCGGACTTACCTGGACCTGGTGGCCGCAGCGGAAGCGGGAATCCCGGAGACCACCTTTAATAAGGCTGATTTTAACTTACAAGCAACCTTTCAGCCACCAGACCCCCGGGCCCAGGCCTCCCGGGTGGAGATCCTGACGGTACATGGCGCCAAGGGCTTAGAGTTTCACCAGATTTTTCTGCCCTTCCTGGACTGGCAGCCCTTGAAGAGTGAAGACAACACGCCCCCCTTTCTGCTGGAGGAGATTCCCGGCAGCCGGGTCCACGGCCTGGCCCTGGCCCGGCCCTATATCCGGGAGAAGCAGAGTTCCCTTTACGTGCTTCTGCGCAATATCAAAAACCAGAGAGTGGTGGACGAAGCCCGGCGGGTCTTCTATGTGGCAGTGACCCGGGCCCGGCAGCGCCTGGTGATGTCCGCGGTGGCCAAAGTCGATAAAAAGGGGCAGTGGCAAATCTCGGATGACAGCCCCCTGGCCTGGCTCAAGGAGCATTATCGGTTGGACCTGCCACCCGCGGGATTTCCCGCAAACTGGCCCGACCCGGAGCTCCAAGTGGAACTGGTGACCGCGCTGCCGCCCCTGGCCGGCGCGCCCCAGGAGCCTCAAGAATTGCCCGCAGCCTGGGATTTTCACCCGGAAGCCGCTCCTTATCAGGTGAGTTTTCCTTCACAATTGGCTACGCTGCCTTTCGAGACGGCCACACACCCCCAGGCCGAACCTCCCGAGGATGGCGACGCGGCCCGGCTCCGGGGGGAAATCATGCACCGGGCTTTGGATACTTTGGGTCGGGGCGAGCCGCTGCCGACCCCGGCGTCTCTCGCCGCGGCCCTGCGCCATGCGGGGCTGGCCGCCGCCAGGGCCGCCAACCTGGCCCCCGAGATCCATTCTGAGTTGCAGGCCTGCCAGGCTGACCCGTTTCTGGCCGCGCTCCTTAAACCCGATTTATCTTTCGCCGTCAGTGAATGGCTTATAGAAGACCAGCCCCAGCCGGGCGAGATCCGCCGAGGCGTGGTGGACCGCCTGGTTTTCGACGGCAAAGATTGGTGGATTTTGGATTTCAAGACTTCCCGCCCTGTTGCTGGCGAAGACTGGGACACCTTTATCGCCAGAGAGACGGAAAAATACCGGCCGCAGCTTACGGCCTACCGAGAAATGGTGGCCAAAGCCAAGGGGTTGACTGAACTGGAGAATATCCGGGTAGGTATCTATTTCACTGCCTGCCAGAAGGTGATGGAAATATGA